The following are encoded together in the Acidovorax sp. KKS102 genome:
- a CDS encoding ABC transporter permease: MTELLDILANPAFWIATLRVATPLILGTLGVLLCERAGVLNLGIEGIMVAGAFTGWLTVYAGHGLWTGVLVAALTGAVFGLLHAWLTVGLALSQHVSGLGITLLATALSYYGYRVSFPKVNTPPTIEPFAPMEWLGAPILSAQTPLTLLALLLVPLLAWVLMRTPLGLAVRMVGENPQAAEGQGISVAATRTGSIVAGSALMGVAGSFLTLSAFNAFFFNMINGRGWICVALVVFASWRPGKALLGALLFAFFDALQLRLQQAGDAWLPYQVYLMLPYLLSILALVLVARKAAYPQALMKPYRKGER, encoded by the coding sequence ATGACCGAACTGCTCGACATCCTCGCCAACCCCGCGTTCTGGATTGCCACCCTGCGCGTGGCCACCCCGCTCATCCTGGGCACATTGGGCGTGCTGCTGTGCGAGCGCGCCGGGGTGCTGAACCTGGGCATTGAAGGGATCATGGTGGCCGGGGCCTTCACCGGCTGGCTTACGGTGTATGCGGGCCATGGGCTGTGGACCGGGGTGCTGGTAGCGGCGCTCACGGGTGCTGTGTTTGGCCTGCTGCACGCCTGGCTCACCGTGGGGCTGGCGCTGTCACAGCACGTGTCCGGCCTGGGCATCACGCTGCTTGCTACGGCGCTGAGCTACTACGGCTATCGCGTGAGCTTCCCCAAGGTAAACACACCGCCCACCATCGAGCCCTTTGCGCCCATGGAGTGGCTGGGCGCTCCCATCCTGTCGGCGCAAACGCCGCTCACTCTGCTGGCGTTGCTGCTGGTGCCCCTACTGGCCTGGGTGCTGATGCGCACACCGCTGGGCCTAGCCGTGCGCATGGTGGGCGAGAACCCGCAGGCGGCCGAGGGCCAGGGCATCTCGGTGGCGGCCACGCGCACGGGCTCCATCGTTGCGGGGTCGGCGCTGATGGGCGTGGCGGGGTCGTTCCTCACGCTGTCGGCGTTCAACGCCTTTTTCTTCAACATGATCAATGGTCGGGGCTGGATCTGCGTGGCCCTGGTGGTGTTTGCATCGTGGCGGCCCGGTAAGGCGCTGCTGGGTGCGTTGCTGTTTGCCTTTTTTGACGCGCTGCAACTGCGCCTGCAGCAGGCGGGTGATGCGTGGCTGCCGTACCAGGTGTATTTGATGCTGCCCTACCTGCTGTCCATCCTGGCGCTGGTATTGGTGGCGCGCAAGGCGGCTTATCCGCAGGCGTTGATGAAGCCTTACCGCAAGGGGGAGCGTTGA
- a CDS encoding VOC family protein, producing MNEHEKLNYVEFAARDLPATKSFFEKAFAWAFVDYGPEYTAFTGQGLDGGFFQASLCSTPATGGALLVFYSADLEATLAKVEQAGGHVVKPVFEFPGGRRFHFTEPSGNEFALWSDQRSPLR from the coding sequence ATGAACGAACATGAAAAGCTGAACTACGTCGAATTTGCCGCGCGCGACTTGCCCGCCACGAAGTCGTTCTTTGAAAAGGCCTTTGCATGGGCCTTTGTGGACTACGGCCCGGAGTACACGGCCTTCACGGGCCAGGGGCTGGACGGTGGATTCTTTCAGGCCAGCCTGTGCTCTACCCCAGCTACTGGCGGCGCCTTGCTGGTGTTCTACAGCGCAGACCTCGAAGCCACGTTGGCAAAGGTTGAGCAGGCGGGTGGCCATGTGGTCAAGCCGGTGTTCGAATTTCCGGGAGGGCGGCGCTTTCATTTCACCGAGCCCAGCGGCAACGAGTTTGCGCTGTGGTCCGATCAACGCTCCCCCTTGCGGTAA
- a CDS encoding amidohydrolase family protein has translation MLDLLITHATLPDGRQNMSIAVQGGRITEVTEGLQAPAHETVDAGGLLVSPPFVDAHFHMDSTLSYGQPRVNESGTLLEGIALWGELKPTLTHDAIVQRALQYCDMAVARGLLAIRSHVDTSHPSLLPVQALLDVKQRVAPYLDLQLVAFPQDGVLRAPGGFDNLKRALDMGVDVVGGIPHFERTMAQGAESVKILCELAAERGKRVDMHCDESDDPHSRHVETLAYETQRLGLQGRVTGSHLTSMHSMDNYYVSKLMALMAEADLGVVANPLINITLQGRHDTYPKRRGMTRVPELMAAGLTVAFGHDCVLDPWYSGGSADMLEAAHMGLHVGQMTSQAAMRQCFDAVTVNPARLLGLEGYGIAPGCHADFVLLHARTPVEAIRLRAARLGVWRRGQRVASSPAPVAQLRLPGRPSSTNFISTGSS, from the coding sequence ATGCTCGATCTGCTCATCACCCACGCCACCCTGCCCGACGGCCGCCAGAACATGTCCATCGCCGTGCAAGGCGGCCGCATCACCGAAGTGACCGAAGGCCTGCAAGCCCCTGCGCATGAAACGGTAGATGCGGGTGGCCTGCTGGTCAGCCCGCCGTTTGTGGACGCGCATTTCCACATGGATTCGACCCTGAGCTACGGCCAGCCGCGCGTGAACGAGAGCGGCACGCTGCTCGAAGGCATTGCGCTGTGGGGCGAACTCAAGCCCACGCTGACCCACGACGCCATCGTGCAACGCGCGCTGCAGTACTGCGACATGGCCGTGGCGCGCGGGCTGCTGGCCATCCGCAGCCATGTGGACACCAGCCACCCTAGCCTGCTGCCGGTACAGGCGCTGCTGGATGTAAAACAGCGCGTGGCGCCGTACCTGGATTTGCAACTGGTGGCTTTTCCGCAGGACGGTGTGCTGCGTGCGCCGGGCGGGTTCGACAACCTGAAGCGTGCGCTGGACATGGGCGTGGACGTGGTGGGTGGCATCCCCCACTTCGAGCGCACCATGGCCCAGGGGGCCGAGAGCGTGAAAATCCTCTGCGAACTGGCCGCCGAGCGCGGCAAACGCGTGGACATGCACTGCGACGAGAGCGATGACCCGCACTCGCGCCACGTGGAAACCCTGGCGTACGAAACCCAGCGCCTGGGCCTGCAGGGCCGCGTGACGGGCTCGCACCTCACCTCCATGCACAGCATGGACAACTACTACGTGAGCAAGCTGATGGCGCTGATGGCCGAGGCCGACCTGGGCGTGGTGGCCAACCCGCTCATCAACATCACGCTGCAAGGCCGCCACGACACCTACCCCAAGCGCCGGGGCATGACCCGTGTGCCCGAGCTGATGGCCGCAGGCCTGACGGTGGCGTTTGGCCATGACTGTGTGCTGGACCCGTGGTACAGCGGCGGCAGCGCCGACATGCTGGAGGCCGCGCACATGGGCCTGCATGTGGGGCAGATGACCAGCCAGGCCGCGATGCGGCAGTGTTTTGATGCGGTGACGGTGAACCCGGCACGCCTGCTGGGCCTGGAGGGCTATGGCATTGCGCCCGGCTGCCATGCAGACTTCGTGCTGCTGCACGCACGCACCCCCGTCGAGGCCATCCGCCTGCGCGCTGCGCGGCTGGGGGTGTGGAGGCGCGGCCAGCGGGTGGCGAGCAGCCCAGCGCCGGTGGCACAGTTGCGCCTGCCAGGGCGGCCAAGCAGTACAAATTTCATTTCAACGGGCAGCTCTTGA
- a CDS encoding ABC transporter permease, with product MALRGRWSNIFRLGIKELWSLWRDPAMLFLIVYTTTLAVYSAGMAQPETLYHVPIAIVDEDDSALSQRIATAFYAPQFTRPAMISMREVDPGLDAGRFTLVLHIPAHFQRDVLAGRVPQVQLNIDATRMGQAFAANGAVQQIVQLEVAEFVQRDRTVAAQPIELTVRSRFNPALNPAWFGSLMELINIVTMLSIILTGAALIREREHGTVEHLLVMPVTPGEIMLAKVWAMALVVLVATWVSLTAVIRWAIGVPIEGSVPLFLLGATLHLFATTSMGIFMATVARSMPQFGLLMVLVMMPLQMLSGGVTPRESMPLWVQYGMALAPTTHFTELAQAILYRGAGWAVVWPSLVWLLGIGAVLFSLALARFRKTIARMA from the coding sequence ATGGCACTGCGTGGACGGTGGTCGAACATTTTTCGCCTCGGCATCAAGGAGCTGTGGAGCCTGTGGCGCGACCCGGCCATGCTGTTCCTCATCGTCTACACCACCACGCTGGCGGTGTACTCGGCAGGCATGGCGCAGCCCGAGACGCTGTACCACGTGCCCATTGCCATCGTGGATGAGGACGACTCGGCCTTGTCCCAGCGCATCGCCACCGCGTTCTATGCGCCCCAGTTCACGCGCCCCGCGATGATCAGCATGCGCGAGGTGGACCCGGGCTTGGACGCCGGCCGCTTCACGCTGGTGCTGCACATCCCCGCGCATTTCCAGCGCGACGTGCTGGCGGGCCGGGTGCCGCAGGTGCAGCTCAACATCGACGCCACGCGCATGGGGCAGGCGTTTGCGGCCAATGGGGCGGTGCAGCAGATCGTGCAGCTGGAGGTGGCCGAGTTCGTGCAGCGCGACCGCACTGTGGCCGCGCAACCCATCGAGCTGACGGTGCGCTCGCGCTTCAACCCGGCGCTGAACCCCGCGTGGTTCGGCTCGCTGATGGAGCTGATCAACATCGTGACCATGCTCTCCATCATCCTCACGGGCGCCGCGCTGATCCGCGAACGCGAGCACGGCACGGTGGAGCATTTGCTGGTGATGCCCGTCACCCCCGGCGAGATCATGCTGGCCAAGGTCTGGGCCATGGCGCTGGTGGTGCTGGTCGCTACCTGGGTGTCGCTCACGGCGGTGATCCGCTGGGCGATTGGCGTACCCATCGAGGGCTCGGTACCGCTGTTTCTGCTGGGGGCCACGCTGCATCTGTTTGCCACCACGTCCATGGGCATCTTCATGGCCACGGTGGCGCGCAGCATGCCGCAGTTTGGCTTGCTGATGGTGCTGGTGATGATGCCGCTGCAGATGCTGTCGGGCGGCGTCACCCCGCGCGAGAGCATGCCGCTGTGGGTGCAGTACGGCATGGCCCTGGCGCCCACCACGCACTTCACCGAGCTGGCCCAGGCCATCCTCTACCGGGGCGCGGGCTGGGCGGTGGTGTGGCCGTCGCTGGTATGGCTGCTGGGGATTGGGGCGGTACTGTTCAGCCTGGCGCTGGCGCGGTTCCGCAAGACGATTGCGCGCATGGCTTGA
- the rbbA gene encoding ribosome-associated ATPase/putative transporter RbbA codes for MSLPGSVAPVARLRGVGQRYGRTVALSDIDLEVAAGRMVGLIGPDGVGKSSLLALVAGARAVQQGTVEVLGGDMAKSRHRSRVCPRIAYMPQGLGKNLYPTLSVEENLQFFGRLFGHDAAERRRRIDELTRSTGLHPFLARPAGKLSGGMKQKLALCCALIHDPDLLILDEPTTGVDPLARAQFWDLIGRIRAARPGMSVIVATAYMEEAQRFEWLVAMDEGRILATGTPAELMARTGHDSLEQAFVALLPEAKRRGHQAVQIPPLDRSQAEDDAHVAIEARDLTMRFGDFVAVDHVSFRIQRGEIFGFLGSNGCGKSTTMKMLTGLLPASDGQAWLFGQPVDPKDMATRRRVGYMSQAFSLYSELSVEQNLVLHARLFHVPEAEVPARVTAMLERFDLQAVRSSLPMKLPLGMRQRLSLAVAMVHQPELLILDEPTSGVDPMARDNFWRLMVELARRDKVTIFISTHFMNEAERCDRISLMHAGRVLESAAPQDIVAKRGATTLEEAFIGYLEDAAGTAPDPVPLQASDPAALSPVSASSATTSRSRLRQSLARIHSTQWRESLELRRDPVRGAMALLGSLILMFVMGYGISMDVENLRFAVLDRDQTALSRAYTLNLAGSRYFTERPPITTYTELDARMRSAEISLALEIPPGFARDVARGQTVQIGAWVDGAMPQRAETVIGYAQGLHQQWLVEQSRSRTGTVPRGLLEVEPRYRYNPDVRSLPSMVPAVIPLLLLMLPAMLTALAVVREKELGSIINLYVTPTTRTEFMLGKQLPYVLLALFNFGLMCLAAVTVFGVPITGSFATLTLGAVLFSLCSTGMGLLASTVTRSQIAAMFFAMVGTLIPAVQFAGLINPVSSMTGFARWVGEVYPASHMFTISRGVFNKALTLQDLQAEFWPMLVAVPVIIGAAILLLRKQET; via the coding sequence GTGAGCCTCCCCGGCAGCGTGGCACCCGTGGCCCGCCTGCGTGGCGTGGGCCAGCGATATGGGCGCACGGTGGCGCTCTCAGACATCGATTTGGAAGTGGCCGCGGGCCGCATGGTGGGCCTGATCGGACCGGATGGCGTGGGCAAGTCCAGCCTGCTCGCGCTGGTGGCGGGCGCCCGTGCAGTGCAGCAGGGCACGGTGGAGGTGCTGGGCGGCGACATGGCCAAAAGCCGCCACCGCAGCCGCGTGTGCCCCCGCATCGCCTATATGCCGCAGGGCCTGGGTAAGAACCTGTACCCCACGCTGTCGGTGGAAGAGAACCTGCAGTTCTTTGGCCGCCTGTTCGGGCACGACGCGGCCGAGCGGCGCCGCCGTATTGATGAACTCACACGCAGTACCGGCCTGCACCCGTTTCTGGCGCGGCCTGCGGGCAAGCTTTCGGGCGGCATGAAGCAGAAGCTGGCGCTGTGCTGCGCGCTCATCCACGACCCCGACCTGCTCATCCTGGATGAGCCCACCACCGGCGTGGACCCGCTGGCGCGCGCGCAGTTCTGGGATTTGATCGGCCGCATCCGCGCCGCCCGGCCCGGCATGAGCGTGATCGTGGCCACGGCCTACATGGAGGAAGCCCAGCGCTTTGAATGGCTGGTGGCGATGGACGAGGGGCGCATTCTGGCCACCGGCACCCCGGCCGAGCTGATGGCCCGCACCGGGCACGATTCGCTGGAGCAGGCCTTTGTAGCGCTGCTGCCCGAGGCCAAGCGCCGGGGCCACCAGGCGGTGCAGATTCCGCCTCTGGACCGGTCGCAGGCAGAAGACGACGCCCATGTCGCCATTGAGGCGCGCGACCTGACCATGCGGTTTGGTGATTTTGTGGCGGTGGACCATGTGAGCTTTCGCATCCAGCGGGGCGAGATCTTCGGCTTTCTGGGCAGCAATGGGTGCGGCAAGTCCACCACCATGAAGATGCTCACCGGCCTGCTGCCCGCCAGCGACGGGCAGGCCTGGCTGTTCGGCCAGCCGGTGGACCCCAAGGACATGGCCACGCGGCGCCGCGTGGGCTACATGTCGCAGGCGTTTTCGCTGTACAGCGAGCTGTCGGTGGAGCAGAACCTGGTACTGCATGCCCGCCTGTTCCACGTGCCCGAGGCCGAGGTGCCCGCGCGTGTCACGGCCATGCTGGAGCGCTTTGACCTGCAGGCCGTGCGCAGTTCGTTGCCCATGAAGCTGCCGCTGGGCATGCGCCAGCGCCTGTCGCTGGCCGTGGCCATGGTGCACCAGCCCGAGCTGCTGATTCTGGACGAGCCCACCTCGGGCGTGGACCCGATGGCACGCGACAACTTCTGGCGCCTGATGGTGGAGCTGGCGCGGCGCGACAAGGTCACCATCTTCATCTCCACCCACTTCATGAACGAGGCCGAGCGCTGCGACCGCATCTCGCTGATGCACGCAGGGCGCGTGCTAGAGAGCGCTGCGCCGCAGGACATTGTGGCCAAACGCGGCGCCACCACGCTGGAAGAAGCCTTCATCGGCTACCTGGAAGATGCTGCGGGAACGGCACCAGACCCTGTGCCTTTGCAGGCTTCGGACCCCGCTGCGCTATCGCCGGTGTCCGCATCCAGCGCTACCACCTCGCGCTCCCGTCTTCGCCAGAGCCTGGCCCGCATCCACAGCACCCAGTGGCGCGAATCGCTGGAGCTGCGCCGCGACCCGGTGCGCGGTGCCATGGCGCTGCTGGGCTCGCTGATCCTGATGTTCGTGATGGGCTATGGCATCAGCATGGACGTGGAGAACCTGCGCTTTGCCGTGCTGGACCGCGACCAGACCGCGCTGAGCCGCGCTTACACGCTGAACCTGGCGGGCTCGCGCTACTTCACCGAGCGGCCGCCCATCACCACCTACACCGAGCTGGACGCGCGCATGCGATCCGCCGAGATATCGCTGGCGCTGGAGATCCCGCCCGGCTTTGCACGCGATGTGGCACGCGGCCAGACGGTGCAGATCGGAGCGTGGGTGGACGGCGCCATGCCCCAGCGTGCCGAAACCGTCATCGGCTACGCCCAGGGCCTGCACCAGCAGTGGCTGGTGGAGCAAAGCCGCAGCCGCACGGGCACCGTGCCCCGAGGCCTGCTGGAGGTGGAGCCGCGCTACCGCTACAACCCCGATGTGCGCAGCCTGCCGTCCATGGTGCCTGCCGTGATTCCGCTGCTGCTGCTGATGCTGCCCGCCATGCTCACGGCCCTGGCGGTGGTGCGCGAGAAAGAGCTGGGCTCCATCATCAACCTGTATGTGACGCCCACCACGCGCACCGAATTCATGTTGGGCAAGCAACTGCCCTATGTGCTGCTGGCGCTGTTCAACTTTGGCCTCATGTGTCTGGCGGCCGTGACGGTGTTTGGCGTGCCCATCACCGGCAGCTTTGCCACGCTCACGCTGGGGGCTGTGCTGTTCAGCCTGTGCTCCACGGGCATGGGGCTGCTGGCCTCCACCGTCACGCGCAGCCAGATTGCCGCCATGTTTTTTGCCATGGTGGGCACGCTCATCCCGGCGGTGCAGTTTGCGGGGCTCATCAACCCGGTGTCGTCCATGACCGGATTCGCGCGCTGGGTGGGCGAGGTCTATCCGGCCAGCCACATGTTCACCATCAGCCGGGGCGTGTTCAACAAGGCCCTCACGCTGCAGGACTTGCAGGCCGAGTTCTGGCCCATGCTGGTGGCGGTGCCGGTCATCATCGGCGCGGCGATCTTGCTGTTACGCAAGCAGGAGACCTGA
- a CDS encoding HlyD family secretion protein, giving the protein MGSKWKIYAAVAALLLLGTVLVVRWAPWQPKGPGPGFVSGNGRIEATEIAVATKLAGRVQDILVAEGDFVKAGQPVARMQIDGLQAQREEAVARLQQAQLAISSAQVQVAQRESDYQAALAVVAQRESDLDTARRRLPRSEQLAREGFFSSQLLDDDRAKVRSQQAAVVAAKAQAKAAQAGIGASRTQVTSAEANVRALEATLARIDVELADSDLKAPRDGRVQFRVVQPGEVVGAGARVLQLVDLTDVYMTFFLPETVAGRVALGSDVRIVLDAAPGFVIPATVSFVASTAQFTPKTVETASERQKLMFRVRAQIDKALLLRHQEQVKTGLPGVAWLRVDPAVEWPANLAIKADQ; this is encoded by the coding sequence ATGGGCAGCAAGTGGAAAATTTATGCGGCCGTCGCAGCGCTGTTGCTGCTGGGCACCGTATTGGTCGTGCGGTGGGCGCCCTGGCAGCCCAAGGGGCCGGGCCCGGGCTTTGTAAGCGGCAACGGCCGCATCGAGGCCACCGAGATCGCCGTGGCCACCAAGCTCGCGGGCCGGGTGCAGGACATCCTGGTGGCCGAGGGCGATTTCGTGAAAGCGGGGCAGCCCGTGGCCCGTATGCAGATCGACGGCCTGCAAGCCCAGCGCGAAGAGGCCGTGGCCCGGCTGCAGCAGGCGCAGCTGGCCATCAGCAGCGCGCAGGTACAGGTGGCCCAGCGCGAGAGCGACTACCAGGCTGCCTTGGCGGTCGTGGCCCAGCGCGAGAGCGACCTCGACACCGCCCGCCGCCGCCTGCCGCGCTCCGAGCAGCTGGCGCGCGAAGGCTTCTTCTCTAGCCAATTGCTCGACGACGACCGCGCCAAGGTGCGCAGCCAGCAGGCCGCCGTGGTCGCGGCCAAGGCGCAGGCCAAGGCGGCGCAGGCGGGCATCGGCGCGTCGCGCACGCAGGTGACCAGCGCCGAGGCCAACGTGCGCGCGCTGGAGGCCACGCTGGCCCGCATTGATGTGGAGCTGGCCGACAGCGATCTCAAGGCCCCGCGCGACGGGCGGGTGCAGTTCCGCGTGGTGCAGCCCGGCGAGGTGGTGGGCGCAGGCGCGCGCGTGCTGCAGCTGGTGGACCTGACCGATGTGTACATGACCTTCTTTCTGCCCGAAACCGTGGCGGGCCGCGTGGCGCTGGGCAGCGATGTGCGCATCGTGCTTGATGCCGCGCCGGGCTTTGTGATCCCGGCCACCGTGTCGTTTGTGGCCAGCACCGCGCAGTTCACGCCCAAGACGGTGGAGACCGCCAGCGAGCGCCAGAAGCTCATGTTCCGCGTGCGGGCCCAGATCGACAAGGCACTGCTGCTGCGCCACCAGGAGCAGGTCAAGACCGGTCTGCCTGGTGTTGCCTGGCTGCGGGTGGACCCCGCCGTGGAATGGCCCGCCAACCTTGCCATCAAGGCGGACCAGTGA
- a CDS encoding DUF1569 domain-containing protein, whose translation MAVPTPPGAPSDAHAAAPQSAGTQPAPSASPVAHGRRAFLATGAGAALAAAGAAGYFLHQPGNDRRLVFATLHDAMGEAERLNAASVHALEPATAWTWAQTLVHCAQSIEYSLQGFPSPKSALFQNTLGAAAFKVFTLRGRMSHNLAEPIPGAPALDAQTTDPSAAMARLRQAVQDFALHTGALQPHFAYGALTRTQYEQAHAMHLANHLSAFDGRG comes from the coding sequence ATGGCAGTCCCCACCCCTCCTGGCGCTCCCAGCGACGCCCACGCTGCAGCCCCCCAATCCGCCGGCACCCAGCCCGCGCCCTCTGCGTCGCCCGTAGCGCACGGCCGCAGGGCATTTCTGGCCACCGGGGCTGGAGCCGCGCTCGCAGCCGCTGGCGCTGCGGGTTATTTTCTGCACCAACCGGGCAACGACCGACGGCTGGTCTTCGCCACCCTGCACGATGCCATGGGTGAGGCCGAGCGACTGAATGCTGCCTCTGTCCACGCGCTGGAACCCGCCACGGCCTGGACCTGGGCCCAAACGCTGGTGCATTGCGCGCAGAGCATTGAATACTCGTTGCAAGGCTTTCCGTCGCCCAAGTCGGCGCTGTTTCAGAACACCCTGGGGGCCGCCGCTTTCAAGGTGTTTACTCTGCGGGGCCGCATGAGTCACAACCTGGCTGAGCCCATTCCGGGAGCCCCGGCGCTCGATGCGCAGACCACGGACCCATCGGCCGCCATGGCACGCCTGCGCCAGGCGGTGCAGGACTTTGCCCTCCACACCGGTGCACTGCAGCCTCACTTTGCCTACGGCGCATTAACCCGGACGCAGTACGAGCAGGCGCACGCCATGCACCTGGCCAACCATCTGTCGGCCTTTGATGGGCGCGGCTAG
- a CDS encoding GGDEF domain-containing protein — protein sequence MHSPTLLIVAAILAALVTGVLSAVWIFNRRIPGLRFWAQALFCATVFCINLLLRDHVSLPLSVVLAQSSVALAAYLCLLGAREYMGRAPLGHGVALLALALLLGTALFFTLVKPNVQVRIALTGLVPGVLFIAAAHTLARGGFHKVPARYLFAATVGVHGAFLLVRPLLFKLAAPADGAQPETGMVAALSQFVVLESTLALVLVAFGALMLTNEFITNELRHLAEVDPLTNVFNRRAFLTLLDKAISNAQRTQTTLPVLVMDLDHFKKVNDSWGHRAGDDVLRHFVMLAQRCLRKEDVMGRLGGEEFAIFLPNAGAGGAVAVAERLRAMVEAHPVVTEQRSIALTVSVGVTVCAGSESAGTALQRADEAMYLAKERGRNRVEMTVVPAAPMAPATTTNQPATRTTLAA from the coding sequence GTGCACAGCCCCACCCTCCTTATCGTCGCGGCCATTCTTGCAGCGCTGGTCACAGGCGTTCTGTCCGCGGTGTGGATCTTCAACAGACGCATTCCCGGGCTTCGCTTCTGGGCGCAGGCACTGTTTTGCGCCACCGTCTTCTGCATCAACCTGCTGCTGCGCGACCATGTGTCGCTGCCGTTGTCTGTCGTGCTGGCGCAGTCTTCCGTAGCGTTGGCTGCATACCTATGCCTGCTGGGCGCACGCGAGTACATGGGCAGGGCGCCCTTGGGGCACGGTGTTGCCTTACTGGCCTTGGCGCTTCTGCTGGGTACTGCCTTGTTTTTTACCCTGGTGAAGCCGAATGTGCAGGTACGCATCGCGCTGACGGGGCTGGTGCCAGGGGTGTTGTTCATTGCGGCCGCGCACACACTGGCCCGTGGCGGCTTTCACAAGGTGCCCGCACGGTACCTGTTTGCGGCCACGGTGGGCGTGCATGGAGCGTTCTTGCTGGTGCGGCCTTTGCTGTTCAAGCTGGCCGCGCCCGCCGATGGGGCGCAGCCCGAGACGGGCATGGTGGCTGCGCTGTCGCAGTTTGTGGTGCTGGAGTCCACCCTGGCGCTGGTGCTGGTGGCGTTTGGTGCGCTCATGCTCACCAATGAGTTCATCACCAACGAACTGCGCCACCTGGCCGAGGTGGACCCGCTGACCAATGTATTCAACCGCCGCGCGTTTCTGACCCTGCTGGACAAAGCCATCAGCAACGCCCAGCGCACGCAGACGACGTTGCCCGTGCTGGTGATGGACCTGGACCATTTCAAGAAGGTCAACGACAGTTGGGGCCACCGCGCGGGTGACGATGTGCTGCGCCATTTTGTGATGCTGGCCCAGCGCTGCCTGCGCAAGGAAGACGTGATGGGTCGACTGGGGGGGGAAGAGTTCGCCATCTTCTTGCCCAACGCAGGGGCCGGTGGCGCCGTTGCGGTGGCCGAGCGGCTGCGCGCCATGGTGGAGGCCCACCCGGTGGTGACCGAGCAGCGCAGCATTGCGCTCACGGTGAGTGTCGGCGTCACCGTGTGCGCGGGCAGCGAGTCCGCAGGCACGGCCCTGCAGCGTGCGGATGAGGCCATGTACCTGGCCAAGGAACGGGGGCGCAACCGCGTGGAGATGACCGTGGTCCCTGCTGCACCCATGGCCCCGGCTACCACCACCAACCAGCCTGCCACGCGGACCACCCTGGCGGCATAG
- a CDS encoding DnaJ domain-containing protein, whose product MTADHYAALGLAANASLADIKKAFRQKASFYHPDRNTAPDAAQRFAEVQKAYEVLSDDDARQAYDDNRRRNLLDDPLQTAQEIWQAYSARILSHPSAL is encoded by the coding sequence ATGACTGCTGACCACTACGCAGCCCTCGGGCTGGCGGCCAACGCGTCGCTGGCGGACATCAAGAAGGCCTTTCGCCAGAAGGCCTCGTTCTACCACCCCGACCGCAACACCGCACCCGACGCGGCCCAACGCTTTGCCGAAGTGCAAAAGGCCTACGAGGTGCTGTCGGACGACGACGCGCGCCAGGCCTATGACGACAACCGCCGCCGCAACCTGCTGGACGACCCGCTGCAGACCGCCCAGGAGATCTGGCAGGCCTACAGCGCGCGCATCCTTTCTCATCCTTCTGCCCTGTGA
- a CDS encoding YebC/PmpR family DNA-binding transcriptional regulator — MGAQWKAKGKALVADAKGKLFGKLVKEITVAARGGADPASNSRLRLVVEQARKASMPKDTLERAIKKGSGTGADAVSYERVIYEGFAPHQVAVMVECLTDNVNRTAPEMRVLFRKGQLGTSGSVAWDFNHVGIIEAERANADADPELAAIEAGAQDFEAGDEEGTTVFWTDPTDLDLVSRALPAYGFTVLTAKLGYKPKNPVNPANLTAEQLEEVENFLAAIDSNDDVQNVFVSLGG, encoded by the coding sequence ATGGGCGCGCAGTGGAAAGCAAAAGGCAAGGCTCTGGTGGCCGATGCCAAGGGCAAGCTGTTTGGCAAGCTGGTCAAGGAAATCACCGTGGCCGCACGTGGCGGCGCCGACCCGGCCAGCAACTCGCGCCTGCGCCTCGTGGTCGAGCAGGCCCGCAAGGCATCGATGCCCAAGGACACGCTGGAGCGCGCCATCAAGAAGGGCTCCGGCACCGGCGCCGACGCCGTCAGCTACGAACGCGTGATCTACGAAGGCTTTGCCCCCCACCAGGTGGCCGTGATGGTCGAATGCCTGACCGACAACGTGAACCGCACCGCGCCTGAAATGCGCGTGCTGTTCCGCAAGGGCCAGTTGGGCACGTCCGGCTCGGTGGCGTGGGACTTCAACCACGTGGGCATCATCGAAGCCGAGCGTGCCAACGCCGATGCCGACCCCGAGCTGGCCGCCATCGAAGCCGGTGCGCAGGACTTTGAGGCCGGCGACGAAGAAGGCACCACCGTCTTCTGGACGGACCCTACCGACCTGGATCTGGTCAGCCGCGCGCTGCCAGCCTACGGCTTCACGGTGCTGACTGCCAAGCTGGGCTACAAGCCCAAGAACCCGGTGAACCCCGCCAACCTCACGGCCGAGCAACTGGAGGAGGTGGAGAACTTCCTGGCCGCCATCGATTCGAACGACGACGTGCAAAACGTGTTTGTGAGCTTGGGTGGCTGA